The DNA sequence CATACTTGTAATATTTGTGTGTTGCCTGTACATACCATAGGGTTCATGAGGAAATCCGTCCATCCCCAAGATTCTCTCTTTATAAAGTATGAAGGTGGTCCAGAAGATTTCATCTGGAGTGGGTATGGCAGCCTGACAACTTCAGAGGGTTTGATGTAATTCACATATCTTGCTCTATTAGGCAAAATGcaaataattgaaaatataaaacataGAATCTTTGGCAAAGCATaaagaagattttaaaaaatctaaacaAGTTTTAATAAAAGACTACAAACAAAACCATCTGCTATGCAGTGTCAGCTAGGCTGCACTTTTGAAAAGCTATCTTCTCTCAGCAGCACATTTGATGGAATCAAAAGCAAACCATTTTTTGTTACCTTGCAAAAGTAAGACATACTATGCTGTTTAGGGTCCAGCTTTGAACAGTGTAGTTTAACCAGTATGTTCAGAACATCATCTACTCACAAAGTTAATACCTTTTCCACAAGTGCCTTACTCTGCATTTATCAATACTGAATCTCAGTCTTTAGTGCTTCAGGAGGTTTTTCCATAGCTCATCACCAGTATTCTTCATCTGGGCCTAATATTCAGATACTTACTCAGTACTAACATCTTTGTCATTCTTGACCCATTTTTCATGATTTATGAATATTTATCCATTTCTGCAACTCCAGGGATAACTTCTGTCCATAAATAATTTATTCCTTGTGAATTTTTCACCAAATACTCATCTACATCTACAGAATGTCTATAGAATCTATATCTATAGAATTCCCTCCTATCTTACGACTATGTCTTTTCTTCAAAACTTGATATTTTCAAGTAGATCTCATCCAACACATCTGTCATCCACatgctgttttctctttctagtTATCAACCTAAGTTTTTAAGGCAGCATATCCCTTAGAAAAGCCCTGACATTTTCTCCAAGTATCATTGTTTTTCATGCATCTCTGACTCCCCAGCTGCATTCCTCATTTTAGTCTCTATCTGTTGGACTGGTAGGGATGCCAAGCCTCCTCCTACTTTCCTTTGCAGATGTACCCCAGCAATTTTGTCAACATCAAATTCGTTACCTTACTAGTCCTTAGATACACAAATGGTGCTAAGGGTGAGGTTATACCCAATATTTATCTATATCTTTTTAATTGTTACATATTAATTATTGCCAATAAGATActaacaaaatataaaaataaaaatttaataaagTTTGGAAAAACCTAAGCTCAAACAATCTGCTTTGAGCTTATTATAAGCTCAAACATTATATTATAACTATAATTatgtaaaataataataatatgatcatattatattaattattattataaacaGACTGTTTGCAGTGTTTTCAGTGAGATTTCAATTTTTAACCTCCCCTAAATATACTGCAGAAGTATTTACCCTGATGATTAAGCTGATGCATCCAGTCCGAGATGGAGCATCAGACCTACAGCACTGCTTCTGTGAATTTCTGCACTGCGCTGTCAGGCACACAGAACTCACCAATACAGAGGCAAATCAGGAAAGGCTCACCTCATTTTGCCCTTTGAAGTTATGTCAACTCGAACAGGCTCAAATTTATGAGCAGGGGATATAACTTCCACTACGTAAGATCCTGAAGGTACATCATGAACCACAAAACTTCCATCTGTCCTGAAAAAAACAGTGAGTTCCACAACATTTCAGTATGCTCCAGAATATAAAACAGAGTGCtcttctgtttttgttttttaaagaagcTGTGTCATTTTATATTACAAATCTTAATATATCCACAATGaccaaaaggaaaatttaaacCAGTCAGCACTCACAATATCAAGCCCTTTAATTCATCAATGTGCGCTGCTACAGGAGCAGAAATTCCCTGCTAGGTTAAAGATTCTGTTGTACCCTCAAGATGTTGTCTTGCTGGAGGATAATTTACCAGCCCAAATAAGATctgaaataaattatatttcatGTATTCAAGTGACGGCAGGAGTAATTTACAccttcctttctccttctgaaaCACATACAATGAAGTTTACTTTGCTTTGGTGCTTTTGCTGAACGCAACCCCCCCCAGAATGCCGTCCTACATAGTGTGGGTTGGTGCTAGGGATGCCTTGCAATGCAAAAATAGCAATTTGTACCTTTGTTGAGAAATAGAGGTTTTTACTTCTAAGTGCTCCCTTTAGGACCAGCCTACGCTGGAAAGCTCAGCCACAGTAACAAGGAAACTAAGAGCTCTAAACACGTACACAGAAGGGATTTTTAGACAGgtggcttttattttaaaatatgaaactCAAATATTCAATGAAAATATTAGTAAGAGGTTACTTGGAAGCTTCAACACTAGTTGCCTTAAAGGTACAGAAGTTTTCCTCCTATGTGCTTCCAGAAGTTTCCAATAAGAAAACCCTAGTGCTCTCTACCCTGTTAAGAGCAACATCAAAGATCTCTTTCCTAAAAATAAGATGCAAAGTTAAGACAAAAATttgttaaaagggaaaaaaaatgttataaaCCGTAACACATTAGAAACATGCAGCagtaaaacaaataaatgagCTCTCTTAAAAGTGAATTCGCAAAGAATTTGTCATTATGTGCTTACACCACATCTCTCTAGGTGGACCTACCACCTTTATGTAATGATTTGAATCCCTAACAATGCTTACGCTATCTTATATTGCGACTGTTTTAAGgatgttttccttttaatttctaaAGTTTCTTAAGTATTCAATTAAGCATTCAGAAATTTGTCAACCTGACAGCAGTTATTACATCAGCTCCTGGATATGATGTCAGCCTCTCATAATTTGTTTGTAGTGGCTTAGCAGGTGCTACAGTGCCAGGATTCTACAAGATCTGCAGAGTAAAATCTATTGTGTTATCCTATTGATAGGACCCAAAGTCAAAGTCAAGTTTAACTCCTATTGCAGAGggattaattaaaaattacGAATATTTATGAGGGTAAATCTTAATTCCATGCAATCTCATTTtcatacatattttaaaagcaatgtATTATACTGTACTGAAAATCACAAAGAATGCAATTTAGAACTTCTACTCTTGAAATTACATTAGTTCAGTTCTTAATTCTGAGGATTTTTTCTGTATCTTAGATTCTCTAGATCTCTTGCTTATCTGAACATATCCAGCACCATGCAAGTCTGAATAAGATAATGATTCTTTACAGCTTCCAGCTACATTTGCATGATTTCTGAAAGAATAAAGCCACGTCCCTTAAATTAGCTTTCACCAACACAGTTTAAGGTTTTCACGGGTACTCAACACAGAACTTTAACTTCTACCATGACCAAACACATCCACATCGGGCAAATTCTTTGCCAAGGTGAGTTTCTTAAATAAGGAGTGGCAGAATTTACAACAGAAGCTGAGAAGAAACACGGTTCTCCAGACAACGCAAACGCGTTTGGGGTTTCTGTTTCGGCTGTTGTTTCTTCGTTTGTTTGAATTAAAACTTCGTTCCTGAGTTTTTGGGCAACAACCTGAGCCATCAGTCCGGATACGCCTGCCGGAGGCTGAGGCCAAACCCTACGGCAGTGCAAGGCTGGCCGTGCCCAGCCCATTACAAGGCCGGGGCCCAGCGCTCACAGCACCGCCCGCAGCTCAGCTCGGGATTCTGCGCTTCCACGGTCCCGCGGCCGTGCTGACCGGGACACGGCCGAGCCCTGCAGGAGCCGTCACCCGCCATctcagggccgggccgggccggacTGCGAGCGGGCCCCACGGCCCCGGGAGACGCCGgctcccgccccgccccgcccgccgctcACTTCAGGAAGCCGACGTGCTCCTCCCCGTCCACCAGCACCCGGGCCCCCGCGATCCAGTCCTGCGGCTTCACCCCGGGCACCACGGCCCGGCCCTCGATCTTAAACCGCTCCCCGGGGCCCGCGCCGCCCGACGGCTCCGCCGGCCCGAGGGGCTCCGACCCGCGGGCTCCGCGGGGCAGCGGCGCCGCCGAGAGCAAGAGCAGCGCCAGGCACAGGCCCGCGCCCCGCGCCGCCATCGCCGCGCGCCGCCCGCACCGCGCCTGCGCCGCGATGGCCCCGCCTCGCGGCCTGTGCGGGGCGAGCCGTGCGCATGCGCGGGCCCCCACAGCTCCCGGCCCGGGCGGAGGGGAGAGGCGAGGAGAGGCGGGAGAGCTGGGGTGGCTCCCTCGGCTTCGGGGTGTGAGGGCGGGCAAAGCATAACTGGGCACTTAAAGGGTGGAATGACCGAAATGGGGACCTACAGAAAATGGATGTGTAAGAAGCAAACGTAGCTTTCTTGGTAATGGATGTATTTAAGGCATTGTGGTTTGAAATCTTAATAGTTATCATGAAAATGCTAATAAACATTTTCTAGGGGGgaaaaagtaacaaaaagaaTCTTACAAAAGATTAAAATTGGCCTTAAGCATAATCTTTAAAATGATTTGTAGCATGTAGCAATGCAGTTTGTTTGGTTAGTTACAATGGAGTGAAAATTTGTTACTTAGTAGGCAGCACAGACTGAGGGGAGAAGCCTCAAGGGGCTGTAATACCTTCCCTGCCCAATTTCCCTTGACAAAGCATGTCCTGTTATGTCACATGTATTCACTGCCACATTGTGGCTACACTTCCTTCCACCCCTCTGAGTTGTGTCAGAGTTAATTACCTAACCTGTGGAAAACACTGTCATTAAACACAATGAACCTGGTCATCAGCTGTTAATAAAAATACTGAATCATTTAAAAAGCATATGTCATCCTATGTCAGTGGGatgttgtgaattatttgtCTATTGGCATCTTTGAGCTGTCTCTTCTttggaaaaaatcaggaaaatgaaTGGTTTATGAGGTTCTTCTGTCACATGAGCTCACAAACACCTAAAACTCCAGCAGGATTTTCCAGGTGGGAACCCAAGAATGTCAGAACTGAATAGTGCTGGAAGTACTTACCAATAGAActacaaagcaaaagcatttaTGTTAAAGCTATTGACAAGATTCACTGCAGCACTACAGACAGACATCACAGTGATTTATCATGCAGTTAGTGTAAAAAtgtgcctttaaaaaaatatcctcaAGGAACTGTATTAGGATGCTGTCAGGCCACAATATGAATGACCGTGCCCTACAGTTTTAAGGATTTCCTCATCCTAATAAGTTGTTTTTATAACCTACATAATACAGCTTCTCGGTTTAAATCCTTGGAGAGCCCAAAGAAAAATTTGTTCTTTCATAATCTAGTCCAAGAAGCTTCTCCCTCTATATGTCAGCCTGTTAACAAATTGAGAAGTTAATTAAACAGCATCTTGCCTAATCCAATTGCTGCACTGGCATGCACACTTTTCAGTGCTAGGTCAGTAGTCCCTTGTCCTCTCACCATGTAACATCTTTACATATTAGAAGTTCTCTTTCATACAGATATATCAGTTACCATAGTTTAAAGTGTATgcaactgagaaaaaaattgatGTGGTTTGTTACTGCCTTTTTCTGCGTAAGACTAGCTACAACAGCAGCTTGAGTGGATTGCACAATGCTGTTTTGTCAGTTATGTTGTGCTGTGGGTGTTTGTCTGCTAAGTAAAAAGAACAAATCCCAGAACAACAGTAGTACAAATGGAAACAAAGACATAAAAACATCAAGGTTTATTTTTATCAGAATAATTAGTACATCAGCTGGGAGATACTGTTTTTATTCTAGAAGGAATTTTACTATTAGCAGAGTTGTTTCTGCAGCTTGATTTCAAGTGGATCTCCCATCAAAAGACCGATAAAACTGCCAAGTAACAGTTTCAGTTCAATGGAAGCAACCAAACAATTCTAAGAACATGAAAATGCAGTCAAAAATGACCTCCATATTTTGTAGCTGTCTCTTCATTGATGGATTCATTCATTGAGTTGCAACAACATAGAAAATTGCAAGTTTCTTAGAAGTTCCTCCCTACTCACAAGGAAATTTTCGGTTTTGTCTGAGTTGCTTCCACCAGCTGTCACTAACAGTACAGAGCTGTCAGCCAGATGGGTGAGAGCTGACAGTCCCTAACAGGTTGAACAAAGAGAAGGCCTAGATTAATGCAATGTCATCACACTGGTAACACTGAAATCTGTCTTCATATTCTTGTCACCTTTAGGTTCACATACAGACTGAAAAAGCAGAGGAAACCTATTAAATCCATCAGAATCCAAGATCATCACAGCTGTTTACAAAGAAGTGGTTTGGAGTACTGTTGGATATTCTTAAGGAGTAGGAGAGTTTTTTAATCTCCCAAGGATAAAAAGGGTTTGCAAAAAATGTAGCAGAACTTATTTTTGATGGATCCTCTTCACAGTCAGAATTCTAGCAAAACTTGCTATGTGTCTTTTGCTTACAGGTCACCATTAGTAAAGCATTTAATTCATCTTGGAACATTTCGGCGTAATTGCTCTGAAAGCTTCTTTTTCCACAAAGGTGATAGTACCTTGGCtagtatttaaatatttgctttgGAAAATGAAGACGATTTGTCACTGGCACTGTAATACATCAGACAGATCCTGGACCACAAACAGCAGCAGTCCAAAATCTCTTTTGTGCATGACTCAGGCTGAATGTGCAGAGGTGCTGACTTTGACCAGACAAGCAGGGAGCACCTTCAGCCATCTGCCTCTAATCTCACCCTAATCTTTGAGTCAGTCCCCCGATATAGACACACAGATAACAACACTCAACACAGCAGATGAGTAATGCTGGTTCACAGATGTTCAGTGGAAGCAGAGATATAATCCTTGCTGACACAAAGAATAAATAAGGGCTGCATGTGCATTGGAATACTCATAGCTACATCCTATTTGGTTTCTGGTAAACTAATTAGAGGTGAGAAGAAATCAAAATGCCCAGCCAAATGAGCAGACTTACGAGACTGCACAAACTGAAGACAGATGGAAGAGTTCAGCATAAAGGTGTACTGTGAAAGGCCACAGCCAGGTAACTCATTAACTGAGCTCTCTCCTACCCAAGGAGCTTTACTATGATTAAAcacaaaattcacaaaaattgTGCTGCATATTTCTTTCAGcaccattaaaaataaaattattgtgGTGTGCCATCTACTGGCAATTTGCTGTGCTACACTAGAAATGGTAACTGATAGAAAAGTCAGGATTACAGCCTGAGTTCAGCaacagttttctttttcctttgaatGTAAGATGCCCTGAGAAGGTCTCTGACTTGGGGCAGAAAGTGCACGGGCCATCTTCAGTTGCTCCAGAATCCCAGTCTGCTTCAAACAGATTGCCCATTCAAAGAACAGCAATGAAGCTGATGAAAGGTGTGCAGCACAAGTCTCATAAGAAGCAGCTGAGGAAGCTGGGTTtttttagcctggagaaaaggaggctcaggggagaccttattgTTCTCTAAAACTACCTGAAAAGAGGCTGCAGCAAGGTGGTGATCAGCCTTGTCAACCAAGTAAAGTGACAGGAGGAAATTACCTCAaattgcaccaggggaggtttagagaggacattaggaaaaaattcttaatCACAAGCATTGCCAAGCatgggaacaggctgctcagggaagtggtgaagtccccattcctggaagtatTTAAATGACAGGGAGATGTGATGCTTAGGGAcaggtttagtggtggacttggcagtgtcaGGTTACTGGTTGGGCTCGATGACCTAAGATGTCTTTGGCAATCTGAATGATTCTATGTTGGGTCAGAAAATCTCTTAATCCCCTGCAAACTTTGCAGTTGTCAGAATAATTCCTGCATCTCCAACATGTCCACTTCCTCAGCATGGAGCCACCATGTACGATTGAGTTTCCTGTCTCAGAGAGATAACATTCTCCTACTCCCTTGGTTGCTTTCACCTTAAGATGACCAGATAAACTTCTTCAGGacgtttttttttttcttttcaggaatGAACTGTTTTCATGTTCTTATAACATATGTCCAAAACCATGAAGAGGATAGTCTATTTTGGCACACTCATCCTAGGAGATAGCAAATGCTGACATCAGAATTGCAAGATGTTGGCCAGTTTTGTCTGGTTGCAGTGGAACTCATCTTTACTAAATTCAAATTCATTCTTCAGTGGAGGAAATTTAATTACTACTTTAATGCAGGGAAAAGGAGCATAATTTTCCTGCTGTAAAAATTTCCAGACTCCCTCATCCAAGCAGAACAAATATGCAATGTGATGGTAACCTGGAAGTCAGTTTCAAAGAACTTTGCACTTCTCATCTGCTCCTGTTCTCTGTAAAAATTTGTCCCTACATCTCTGTTAAGCAGCAACTGTGCATTAACCATGCAAGCAGAAGGTTTAATAATTGCAACATTCATTAAGCTGACTAGGTAAGAAGCTATGACCCACAGAATGGTGCTACACACGTCCTCAAATTCCTGTGTTCTTACTTGTATGAACAGCACCTGTAATCACTCACATGAGGCTAGAATGACACATCACACTGATGTTTGGGTTCTAAAAATATAAGCAGTTTAGGATCCTAATTTCTTGGTCTGCAGTCTGGGTGCTGTTGTTTCTTTACATCTGGGTTTTACTTCCACAATGCCACAAGGTGGCCTCCACATAATACAGCATTATCCTCACCCCCTGCACAGAATGGCACACCACAGCTTGCTTTTGCTTTACTGCAATGTTAGTAACAGACCACCACAAAATGACATTCTTCTCTTTGTACTTCAGGCTCAAGAAGCTTGCATGCTGTGTAGAATTGGCTCACATCTGACAGGAGGTCAGAGCAACACAAGGAAGCAGCAAACACTTTCTTAGGATGTTCTACCAGAGAGGAGCTTGTTCAGGAAAACCAAGCGTGTGACACGCTCACAGAGCAGGTCTAGAAGTTGTCTGCCCTGCAGAGAGTCTGGGAAATCCTGCATCTGACATGTGAAGGGCTGCAGTAATTCAGACAGCATTAAGCATTAAATTATACTACAGTTGCTTCTGTGCTAGGAGGAGCTGAAGAAAGAAAGGCCAAAAGCAGCAGAGatcctcttcctggctggaagTTAAACTATTTCTGGCCTATCAGAAAGTTGATGCTGGTTTTCAACGAGGTGAATGAAAAAGCCCACTAAAGATTGATTTGCACCATATCAGAGCTTACtgttccttaatttttttttttttgggggggtgggtTAGGGGAGCTTTACTTTACACAATTTATAGTGGAATTTAAAAGTATAACAATGCAAGTGGAAttggagcagcagtttctgaTGATAAACATTTTCTTTGGTGTATTAAAAATGTTACAAAAGCTGTTACATTTTGTGTACTATTAGCAAGCCTAGACTCAAACTAAATATGAAAAGTAGTAAAACCTGTGAGCTCACTATATTTGacaaagtaaaaggaaaaaacctggGTCTTAAACTCCTTTTCTCATTTACAGAGAAAATTACAGTGGCTCTGAATTGAAGTGAATCTTCAGCAGTATCTGTAGATACAAAATCTGTCCAttgctgagaagctgagaattGTAACTCTCTCTGGTTTTAAGTTCATTTGTACACACCTTTTCTGTACAAAGATGGCATGTGAGATACATAACCCTACATGCACACAGCTGGTACCTAAACAAGTTTACCAGGTTGCTACTTCTTTGAAATTCAACACTTAGAAGAATAACTGCTGGTAACTTTTTCCTACTGTCTTCTTTCAATGTATTGACCTGTAGTTCTCCTGTAACTCTTTTCAAGGTATTGTTGAAATAAGCAACTTTTGTTCTTCTGTCCTTCAATCTTTGTCTTGTTTATCTGAATGAAATAATTTGGAGGTTCATTACACTTTCAGTAAGCTAAATATGAATCTTGTTTTTATCTTTAAAGTGC is a window from the Zonotrichia albicollis isolate bZonAlb1 chromosome 6, bZonAlb1.hap1, whole genome shotgun sequence genome containing:
- the EMC7 gene encoding endoplasmic reticulum membrane protein complex subunit 7, producing the protein MAARGAGLCLALLLLSAAPLPRGARGSEPLGPAEPSGGAGPGERFKIEGRAVVPGVKPQDWIAGARVLVDGEEHVGFLKTDGSFVVHDVPSGSYVVEVISPAHKFEPVRVDITSKGKMRARYVNYIKPSEVVRLPYPLQMKSSGPPSYFIKRESWGWTDFLMNPMVMMMVLPLLIFVLLPKVVNTSDPDMRREMEQSMNMLNSNHELPDVSEFMTRLFSSKSSSKSGGSSSKAGKSSSGKRR